The nucleotide sequence ttcaaaatgggTGAACCTCAGCAAGTGAGTGCACTCCCCCCACCTCCAATGCAATACATCAAGGAATATACAGATGAAAACATCCGGAAGGGTCTAGCTCCTAAGCCTCCACCTCCAATAAAGGATAGTTATATGATGTTTGGCAATCAGTTCCAGTGTGATGACCTCATCATCCGCCCTTTGGAGAGTCAGGGCATTGAACGACTTCACCCTATGCAATTTGATCATAAAAAAGAACTAAGAAAACTCAATATGTCTATCCTTATTAACTTTTTAGATCTTCTAGATATCTTGATTAGGAGTCCTGGAAGCATAAAACGAGAAGAAAAGCTGGAAGACCTAAAATTGCTTTTTGTCCACGTACATCATCTTATAAATGAATATCGACCCCACCAAGCCAGGGAGACACTCAGAGTCATGATGGAGGTACAGAAAAGGCAGCGCCTTGAAACAGCTGAAAGGTTTCAGAAACACCTGGAACGAGTTATTGAAATGATCCAGAATTGCCTGGCTTCTTTACCTGA is from Gracilinanus agilis isolate LMUSP501 chromosome 2, AgileGrace, whole genome shotgun sequence and encodes:
- the MED7 gene encoding mediator of RNA polymerase II transcription subunit 7 translates to MGEPQQVSALPPPPMQYIKEYTDENIRKGLAPKPPPPIKDSYMMFGNQFQCDDLIIRPLESQGIERLHPMQFDHKKELRKLNMSILINFLDLLDILIRSPGSIKREEKLEDLKLLFVHVHHLINEYRPHQARETLRVMMEVQKRQRLETAERFQKHLERVIEMIQNCLASLPDDLPHTEGGMRLKTEPMDTDDSKNCIGQNEQRENSSHRRDQIIEKDAALCILIDEMNERP